Proteins from a single region of Nakamurella flava:
- a CDS encoding L,D-transpeptidase, whose product MTVTPRRTGPRRARTSRLRPALGVLLLALTVLASGCATGSLRDEVVTVTSTAMAAPASSAAPTTKVRFSATPAFGTTDLAPDATVSLTVFSGTIADLTVKADDGTTVTGALSDDKSTWTLDQRLAYNTVYTFSGTAAARDGSGSIPISGTMTTVKPQNTIRASFQIPPGTTVGVAAPIVITFAEPIEDKAAAQRTFTVTTDKGDIDGSWGWLQDEDIQNTGTKQSIVHFRPAQYWPAYTNVHVEAKLAGVNYGNGAWGEEDISTDFTIGRKQVVQADVTSFHMVVLVDDKVVKNYPVSYGKESVPGRATVSGIHVVTEKHPTFEMCNQQFDYCGVNEKWAVRINNNGEFIHENPQAAPYLGKENVSHGCINMGSPDAEEYYNSALYGDPVEVTNTGVAMSEKDYIYDWTYPYDKWQALSAL is encoded by the coding sequence CCCCGGCGAGCCCGGACCAGCCGACTCCGGCCGGCGCTCGGTGTGCTCCTGCTGGCCCTGACCGTGCTGGCCTCCGGCTGCGCCACCGGCTCCCTGCGCGACGAGGTCGTCACCGTCACGTCCACCGCGATGGCCGCCCCCGCCTCGTCCGCCGCCCCGACCACGAAGGTCCGGTTCAGCGCGACCCCGGCCTTCGGCACCACCGATCTCGCCCCGGACGCCACCGTCTCGTTGACCGTCTTCTCCGGCACCATCGCCGACCTGACCGTCAAAGCCGACGACGGCACCACGGTCACCGGTGCCCTGTCCGACGACAAGTCGACGTGGACCCTGGACCAGCGCCTGGCCTACAACACCGTCTACACGTTCAGCGGGACGGCGGCCGCCCGCGACGGCAGCGGATCCATCCCCATCAGCGGCACCATGACGACCGTCAAACCGCAGAACACGATCCGCGCCTCGTTCCAGATCCCGCCGGGCACCACCGTCGGGGTGGCCGCGCCGATCGTCATCACGTTCGCCGAACCCATCGAGGACAAGGCCGCCGCGCAACGGACCTTCACCGTCACCACCGACAAGGGCGACATCGACGGGTCCTGGGGCTGGTTGCAGGACGAGGACATCCAGAACACCGGGACCAAACAGTCGATCGTGCATTTCCGACCCGCCCAGTACTGGCCCGCGTACACGAACGTCCACGTCGAGGCCAAGCTGGCCGGCGTCAACTACGGCAACGGCGCCTGGGGCGAGGAGGACATCAGCACCGACTTCACCATCGGCCGCAAACAGGTGGTGCAGGCCGACGTCACCTCGTTCCACATGGTCGTGCTGGTCGACGACAAGGTGGTCAAGAACTACCCCGTCTCCTACGGCAAGGAGTCGGTGCCCGGCCGGGCCACCGTCAGCGGCATCCACGTCGTCACCGAGAAGCACCCGACGTTCGAGATGTGCAACCAGCAGTTCGACTACTGCGGTGTCAACGAGAAATGGGCCGTGCGCATCAACAACAACGGCGAGTTCATCCACGAGAACCCGCAGGCCGCGCCCTACCTGGGCAAGGAGAACGTCTCCCACGGCTGCATCAACATGGGCTCACCCGACGCCGAGGAGTACTACAACTCCGCGCTCTACGGCGACCCCGTCGAAGTCACCAACACCGGGGTGGCCATGTCGGAGAAGGACTACATCTACGACTGGACGTACCCGTACGACAAGTGGCAGGCCCTCTCGGCGCTCTGA
- the mshA gene encoding D-inositol-3-phosphate glycosyltransferase, with protein sequence MDTAPALRRIATISLHTSPLAQPGTGDAGGMNVYIDQTTRRLAARGIEVEVFTRATSAHQEPVTEVAPGVLVRHIVAGPFGGLDKDQLPGELCSFTAGVLRAEARRDPGHYDLLHAHYWLSGQVGYLAKDRWGVPLVFTAHTLAKVKNAALAQGDRPEPRGRLLGEEQVVAEADRLVANTSAEARELVDLYRADPARVDVVPPGVDLDVFRPAPDRRAARAAARSELGLPADDRIVVFAGRVQPLKAPDVLVSALAVLLARHPDEPWRLVVVGGRSGGSTENNWLVDLAEQLGVRDHVDVRPPVPAAQLARVFTAADLVAVPSHNESFGLVALEAQATGTPVVAAAVGGLTTAVAGEISGVLVDGHDPADWATALARVALDPALAARMGEAAARHAARFSWEVTVDGLIDSYTRAVAAVRSDSVRREQAGWFLGGHVDRARTTPGRILQAGR encoded by the coding sequence ATGGACACTGCCCCCGCGCTCCGCCGGATCGCCACCATCTCGCTGCACACGTCGCCGCTGGCCCAGCCGGGCACCGGTGACGCGGGAGGCATGAACGTCTACATCGACCAGACCACCCGGCGGCTCGCCGCCCGCGGCATCGAGGTCGAGGTGTTCACCCGGGCCACGTCCGCCCACCAGGAACCGGTCACCGAGGTCGCCCCCGGCGTGCTGGTCCGGCACATCGTGGCCGGCCCGTTCGGGGGCCTGGACAAGGACCAGCTGCCCGGCGAGCTGTGCTCCTTCACCGCCGGCGTGCTCCGCGCGGAAGCCCGCCGCGACCCCGGCCACTACGACCTGCTGCACGCCCACTACTGGCTGTCCGGTCAGGTCGGGTACCTGGCGAAAGACCGCTGGGGCGTGCCCCTGGTCTTCACCGCCCACACCCTGGCCAAGGTGAAGAACGCCGCCCTGGCCCAGGGCGACCGTCCTGAACCGCGGGGTCGGCTGCTCGGCGAGGAACAGGTCGTGGCCGAGGCCGACCGACTGGTGGCCAACACCTCCGCCGAGGCCCGCGAACTGGTCGACCTCTACCGGGCCGACCCGGCGCGGGTGGACGTCGTGCCGCCCGGCGTCGACCTCGACGTCTTCCGTCCCGCCCCGGACCGACGAGCCGCCCGCGCCGCGGCCCGGTCGGAGCTCGGGCTACCCGCCGACGACCGCATCGTCGTCTTCGCCGGCCGGGTGCAACCGCTCAAGGCCCCCGACGTCCTGGTCTCCGCCCTCGCCGTCCTGCTCGCCCGGCACCCCGACGAGCCGTGGCGGCTCGTCGTGGTCGGCGGCCGGTCCGGCGGCTCCACGGAGAACAACTGGCTGGTCGACCTCGCCGAGCAGCTGGGTGTCCGCGACCACGTCGACGTCCGGCCCCCCGTCCCCGCGGCGCAGCTGGCCCGGGTCTTCACCGCCGCCGACCTCGTCGCCGTCCCCAGCCACAACGAGTCGTTCGGGCTCGTCGCCCTGGAGGCCCAGGCGACCGGCACCCCGGTGGTCGCCGCCGCGGTGGGCGGGCTGACGACGGCGGTGGCCGGCGAGATCAGTGGCGTTCTCGTCGACGGGCACGATCCCGCGGACTGGGCGACCGCCCTGGCCCGGGTCGCCCTCGACCCGGCCCTGGCCGCCCGGATGGGCGAGGCCGCCGCCCGGCACGCGGCCCGGTTCTCCTGGGAGGTCACCGTGGACGGACTCATCGACAGCTACACGCGGGCCGTCGCCGCCGTCCGATCGGACAGCGTCCGCCGCGAGCAGGCCGGCTGGTTCCTGGGCGGACACGTCGACCGGGCCCGAACCACGCCCGGACGCATCCTGCAGGCCGGCCGATGA
- a CDS encoding YbjN domain-containing protein, with translation MTSPLDADGLAATLDALAVAYEQTEPGAFLVTLPGERRHRTLVWLMLGRHHLLIESFVCRAPDENAPDVHAFLLRRNATLRSVAYAIDAAGDIHLVGRVARAAVTADEVDAILGMVLATSDADFNAILERGFASAIRREWAWRTSTGQSVRNLQAFRHLVAD, from the coding sequence ATGACCAGTCCGCTGGACGCCGACGGCCTCGCGGCCACCCTGGACGCACTGGCCGTGGCCTACGAGCAGACCGAACCGGGCGCCTTCCTGGTGACGCTGCCCGGCGAACGCCGCCACCGCACCCTGGTCTGGTTGATGCTCGGCCGCCACCACCTGCTCATCGAGTCGTTCGTCTGCCGGGCCCCGGACGAGAACGCACCCGACGTGCACGCCTTCCTGTTGCGCCGCAACGCCACCCTGCGCTCCGTCGCCTACGCCATCGACGCCGCCGGGGACATCCACCTGGTCGGCCGGGTCGCCCGGGCGGCCGTCACCGCCGACGAGGTGGACGCCATCCTGGGGATGGTGCTGGCCACCTCGGACGCCGACTTCAACGCCATCCTGGAACGCGGCTTCGCCTCCGCCATCCGGCGGGAGTGGGCCTGGCGGACGTCCACGGGGCAGTCCGTCCGCAACCTGCAGGCCTTCCGGCATCTTGTCGCCGACTGA